A single genomic interval of Saccharothrix saharensis harbors:
- a CDS encoding MFS transporter — MGRYLWAAGLARLADEMVAVAVVVLALSRSGSTVLSGAVIAAYTVPSILSGPLLGAWLDRTRRPVAALAANQVALAAMATAMVFAPAPWLVPAAFVAGVTLPMTSGGFTSLVPRLATDLPRATAQDALLFNVAAIGGPGLAGVLGTVASPAVAVAAVAALASAGALCTTALRVPPHPPTEHPSLVAAMKRGLRHLVTTPPLRGATVASAVGYGSVGMLATALPTHLGVLGVGEDRTGLVWAAFEVGCVVSVLAVRRRLPRWRPERVVCTAIALYGVTLALWPLTHHFPVLLGLALVSGLAQGPTLTATITARQRYTPGPLLGQVSTTGASVKLGAFAIGAAGGGALLTTWSTAAVILLVAAGQWVGASLGAVTSRPTRTAPVTP; from the coding sequence ATGGGCCGCTACCTGTGGGCCGCGGGACTGGCCCGGCTCGCCGACGAGATGGTGGCCGTGGCGGTGGTCGTGCTGGCCCTGTCGCGCAGCGGCTCCACGGTGCTGTCCGGCGCGGTGATCGCGGCGTACACCGTGCCGTCGATCCTGTCCGGCCCGCTGCTCGGCGCGTGGCTGGACCGGACGCGGCGGCCGGTGGCGGCGTTGGCGGCCAACCAGGTCGCGCTGGCCGCGATGGCGACGGCGATGGTGTTCGCACCCGCGCCGTGGCTGGTGCCGGCGGCGTTCGTCGCGGGCGTGACGCTGCCGATGACCAGCGGCGGGTTCACCAGCCTGGTGCCGCGCCTGGCCACCGACCTGCCCCGGGCCACGGCGCAGGACGCGCTGCTGTTCAACGTCGCGGCGATCGGCGGGCCGGGGCTGGCGGGCGTGCTGGGCACGGTCGCGTCACCCGCCGTCGCGGTGGCGGCGGTCGCGGCGCTGGCGTCGGCGGGAGCGCTGTGCACGACGGCGCTGCGCGTACCGCCGCACCCGCCCACCGAGCACCCGTCGCTGGTCGCGGCGATGAAGCGCGGTCTGCGGCACCTGGTCACCACGCCACCGCTGCGCGGCGCGACCGTGGCGTCCGCGGTCGGGTACGGGTCGGTGGGCATGCTCGCGACCGCGCTGCCGACGCACCTCGGTGTGCTGGGCGTGGGCGAGGACCGCACCGGGCTCGTGTGGGCGGCGTTCGAAGTGGGGTGCGTGGTCAGCGTCCTGGCGGTGCGCCGCCGGCTGCCCCGGTGGCGGCCCGAGCGGGTGGTGTGCACGGCCATCGCGCTGTACGGGGTGACGCTCGCGCTGTGGCCGCTCACCCACCACTTCCCCGTGCTGCTCGGCCTGGCCCTGGTCAGCGGCCTGGCGCAGGGGCCGACGCTGACCGCCACGATCACCGCGCGGCAGCGGTACACGCCCGGTCCGCTGCTGGGGCAGGTCTCGACCACGGGCGCGAGCGTGAAGCTCGGCGCGTTCGCGATCGGCGCCGCGGGCGGTGGGGCGTTGCTGACCACGTGGTCGACGGCGGCGGTGATCTTGCTGGTCGCGGCGGGGCAGTGGGTGGGCGCGTCACTCGGAGCAGTCACCTCTAGGCCGACGCGCACGGCTCCGGTGACCCCATAG
- a CDS encoding glutamate-cysteine ligase family protein: MTAVRNAPAPGPTPAVFRDRAEAEAYVASVCFKHGPPRLLGVELEWTVHHVEDPTRPLDAKTLASALGDHAPPTLVPDSPQRPLPSGTPLTVEPGGQVEISTPPRDSLTDLLKVVAADIDHLQGLLEPAGLRLGQHGADPFRPPRRMLQVPRYAAMEHAFAPLGPEGITMMCSTAGLQVCLDFGPADDLPKRWAAVHALGPVVSALFANSPGVNGRRTDWASARMRSLYATDPVRTRPAAVCARPADAWAKRVLDTPVIAVRRPGPDWLPPYPLTFADWVGGALDRPATADDLDYHLTLQFPPVRPRGYLEVRYLDTPPHGRWLPPVVLMAALFSTPKAVDDVLAATETAANRWLAAARYGLADPVLARAARDVVELGCAALPDTDLSAAQTDAIAEELHRTLAEKTGGGRS; this comes from the coding sequence GTGACTGCTGTCCGTAATGCCCCGGCTCCGGGGCCCACCCCGGCGGTGTTCCGGGACCGAGCGGAGGCCGAGGCCTACGTCGCCTCGGTCTGCTTCAAGCACGGACCTCCGAGGCTGCTCGGAGTCGAACTCGAATGGACCGTCCACCACGTCGAAGATCCCACCCGACCGCTCGACGCGAAGACCCTCGCGTCCGCGCTGGGTGACCACGCACCACCGACCCTCGTCCCCGACAGCCCGCAGCGGCCACTGCCCTCCGGCACACCGCTGACCGTGGAACCGGGTGGCCAGGTCGAGATCTCCACCCCGCCGCGCGACTCGTTGACCGACCTGCTCAAGGTCGTCGCGGCCGACATCGACCACCTCCAGGGCCTGCTCGAACCGGCCGGCCTGCGGCTCGGCCAGCACGGCGCCGACCCGTTCCGCCCGCCGCGCCGGATGCTCCAGGTCCCCCGCTACGCGGCCATGGAACACGCCTTCGCCCCGCTCGGACCCGAGGGCATCACGATGATGTGCAGCACCGCGGGTCTCCAGGTGTGCCTGGACTTCGGGCCGGCCGACGACCTGCCCAAGCGGTGGGCCGCGGTGCACGCCCTCGGCCCCGTGGTGAGCGCCTTGTTCGCCAACTCGCCGGGCGTCAACGGCAGGCGCACCGACTGGGCCAGCGCGCGGATGCGCTCCCTCTACGCCACCGACCCGGTGCGCACCCGCCCTGCGGCGGTGTGCGCGCGACCGGCCGACGCGTGGGCCAAGCGCGTGCTGGACACGCCGGTCATCGCGGTGCGGAGGCCGGGCCCGGACTGGCTGCCGCCGTACCCGCTGACGTTCGCCGACTGGGTCGGCGGCGCGCTCGACCGGCCGGCGACCGCCGACGACCTCGACTACCACCTGACCCTGCAGTTCCCGCCGGTGCGCCCGCGCGGGTACCTGGAGGTCCGCTACCTCGACACCCCGCCGCACGGCCGGTGGCTGCCGCCGGTCGTGCTGATGGCCGCGCTGTTCAGCACGCCGAAGGCGGTGGACGACGTCCTGGCGGCGACGGAGACCGCCGCGAACCGCTGGCTCGCCGCCGCGCGGTACGGCCTGGCCGACCCGGTGCTCGCCCGCGCGGCGCGCGACGTGGTCGAGCTGGGCTGCGCCGCGCTGCCCGACACCGACCTGTCGGCAGCCCAGACCGACGCGATCGCCGAAGAACTGCACCGCACGCTCGCTGAGAAGACCGGAGGGGGCCGTTCATGA
- a CDS encoding Scr1 family TA system antitoxin-like transcriptional regulator — protein sequence MTAGEDIRPPLRLLPGLGRSTRPSTVDRSRHGPDLIDLIRLVGRRPGDVADGAAGCAVVVFEPLCVPEPLRTPAYALALGEEGGGTGVDRLPHPGARYFVHEAALHVRVGDDAVMADQLDALADRADVPVRLVPFAAGHPGVLRSSFALPDGRRPAEALDRVALDVPSSRAEFRRRAARYRDR from the coding sequence GTGACCGCAGGTGAGGACATCCGGCCGCCGCTGAGGCTGCTGCCGGGACTGGGCCGGTCGACCCGACCGTCCACCGTGGACCGCAGTCGGCACGGCCCGGACTTGATCGATCTGATCAGGCTCGTCGGCCGCCGCCCCGGCGACGTCGCGGACGGTGCGGCCGGGTGCGCCGTGGTGGTCTTCGAGCCGTTGTGCGTGCCCGAGCCGCTGCGCACGCCCGCCTACGCCCTCGCGCTCGGCGAGGAGGGCGGAGGTACGGGCGTCGACCGGCTGCCGCACCCCGGCGCGCGGTACTTCGTGCACGAGGCCGCGCTGCACGTCCGCGTCGGCGACGACGCGGTCATGGCCGACCAGCTCGACGCGCTCGCGGACCGGGCCGACGTGCCGGTGCGCCTGGTGCCGTTCGCGGCGGGCCACCCGGGCGTGCTGCGGTCGTCGTTCGCCCTGCCCGACGGCCGGCGGCCGGCCGAGGCGCTGGACCGGGTCGCGCTGGACGTGCCGTCGTCGAGGGCGGAGTTCCGCCGCCGGGCCGCGCGCTACCGCGACCGGTAG
- a CDS encoding cytochrome P450 family protein, translating to MTVPEIDPTRPEVLLDPFTAYGEARERCPVARMPLPGMGDMWVLTRHEDAKAMLADPRFELSPNSFMGLPGVPEHCRPYLRTMSELNGPEHVRLRRLAAPAFTARRAEEFRPRIEAIVAALLDALPDGPTADLLEHFARPLPMDVICELVGIPAEHRPRWREYGVAVVSGYGPGFVAAIPGIVEGAIEAVELRRTSPGDDLISQLLRVRDADGDRFTDAELVTLVWQLVIAGQTPTNLIVNGLEALLTHPEQLAALRADPGLVPRAVEELTRWVGPQLLTVPRFPREEVAFGDVVIGKGEPVMTAIVSANRDPRVYDAPDELDVTRVPSTGHLGYSHGAHFCLGAAFARVQTQAALSAVLDRFPDLALAETPQRTPDGGTWRLASLVVRTRNG from the coding sequence TTGACCGTTCCCGAGATCGACCCCACCCGACCCGAGGTGCTGCTGGACCCGTTCACCGCCTACGGCGAGGCGCGCGAGCGCTGCCCGGTGGCCCGGATGCCGCTGCCCGGCATGGGCGACATGTGGGTCCTCACCCGGCACGAGGACGCCAAGGCGATGCTCGCCGACCCGCGCTTCGAGCTGAGCCCGAACAGCTTCATGGGCCTGCCGGGCGTCCCCGAGCACTGCCGGCCGTACCTGCGCACGATGTCCGAGCTGAACGGCCCCGAGCACGTGCGGCTGCGCCGGCTGGCCGCGCCCGCGTTCACCGCGCGTCGGGCCGAGGAGTTCCGGCCGCGGATCGAGGCGATCGTGGCCGCGCTGCTCGACGCCCTGCCCGACGGCCCGACCGCGGACCTGCTGGAGCACTTCGCCCGACCGCTGCCGATGGACGTGATCTGCGAGCTGGTGGGCATCCCCGCGGAGCACCGGCCGCGGTGGCGCGAGTACGGCGTGGCCGTGGTCAGCGGTTACGGCCCGGGGTTCGTCGCGGCGATCCCGGGGATCGTCGAGGGCGCGATCGAGGCCGTCGAGCTGCGCCGGACGTCACCGGGCGACGACCTGATCTCCCAACTGCTGCGGGTGCGGGACGCCGACGGTGACCGCTTCACCGACGCGGAGCTCGTCACCCTGGTCTGGCAGCTCGTGATCGCCGGGCAGACGCCGACGAACCTCATCGTCAACGGCCTGGAAGCGCTGCTCACCCATCCCGAGCAGCTCGCCGCGCTGCGGGCGGACCCGGGGCTGGTGCCGCGCGCGGTGGAGGAGCTGACGCGGTGGGTCGGCCCGCAGCTGCTCACCGTGCCGCGGTTCCCGCGGGAGGAAGTGGCCTTCGGCGACGTGGTGATCGGCAAGGGCGAGCCGGTGATGACCGCGATCGTGTCGGCCAACCGCGACCCCCGCGTGTACGACGCGCCGGACGAGCTGGACGTCACGCGCGTCCCGTCGACCGGCCACCTCGGCTACTCGCACGGCGCGCACTTCTGCCTCGGTGCGGCGTTCGCCCGGGTGCAGACCCAGGCGGCGCTCTCGGCCGTGTTGGACCGGTTCCCGGACCTCGCGTTGGCCGAGACGCCCCAGCGGACACCGGACGGCGGCACGTGGCGGTTGGCGTCCCTGGTCGTGCGCACCCGCAACGGTTAG
- a CDS encoding acyl-CoA thioesterase gives MADARPAHVHRVRVRPVDCDRQGIVHASRYAVFFEAAMVETLRSLLGSYKELEKHGIDFVMAETSIRYLSPARFDDLLRISVRVRTLGTTTLTMGFEADVDGTPVATGWNRYVSFGTPELRSTPIPADFRAVLERRPAPARPAARPAPAPRR, from the coding sequence ATGGCTGACGCGCGACCTGCCCACGTGCACCGGGTGCGGGTGCGCCCGGTCGACTGCGACCGCCAGGGGATCGTGCACGCGTCGCGTTACGCGGTGTTCTTCGAGGCCGCGATGGTGGAGACGCTGCGGTCGTTGCTGGGCTCCTACAAGGAGTTGGAGAAGCACGGCATCGACTTCGTGATGGCCGAGACGTCCATCCGGTACCTCAGCCCGGCCCGGTTCGACGACCTGCTGCGCATCTCGGTGCGCGTGCGCACGCTCGGCACCACCACGTTGACCATGGGGTTCGAGGCGGACGTCGACGGCACGCCGGTCGCCACCGGCTGGAACCGGTACGTCTCCTTCGGCACGCCGGAACTGCGCAGCACCCCGATCCCGGCCGACTTCCGCGCCGTCCTGGAACGCCGCCCGGCGCCGGCCCGGCCCGCCGCTAGGCCCGCACCCGCGCCCCGGCGCTGA
- a CDS encoding TetR/AcrR family transcriptional regulator — protein MPRVSQDHLDARRRQILDGARACFARFGYEGATVRRLEEATGLSRGAIFHHFRDKESLFLALAEDDALRMAEVVAEQGLVQVMRDLLYPPDPNDVEHPADWLGTRLEVSRRLRTDPEFRGRWAERSRQLTDATRQRLERQREAGNLRDDVDVDVLTSFLELVLEGLVSHLAMGLPADDLEPVLDLVEESVRRHRRKG, from the coding sequence GTGCCCAGGGTGAGCCAGGACCACCTCGATGCCCGTCGCCGTCAGATCCTCGACGGCGCTCGTGCGTGTTTCGCGCGTTTCGGCTACGAAGGCGCGACCGTGCGCCGCCTGGAAGAGGCTACCGGCCTGTCCAGGGGCGCGATCTTCCACCACTTCCGGGACAAGGAGTCGTTGTTCCTCGCCCTCGCCGAGGACGACGCGCTGCGCATGGCGGAGGTCGTCGCCGAGCAGGGCCTCGTGCAGGTCATGCGCGACCTGCTGTACCCGCCGGACCCGAACGACGTCGAGCACCCCGCCGACTGGCTCGGCACCCGGCTGGAGGTCTCGCGCCGGCTGCGCACCGACCCGGAGTTCCGGGGGCGGTGGGCGGAACGGTCGCGGCAGCTCACCGACGCGACCCGGCAGCGGCTGGAGCGCCAGCGCGAAGCCGGGAACCTGCGTGACGACGTGGACGTGGACGTGCTGACGTCGTTCCTGGAGCTGGTGCTGGAAGGGCTGGTGTCGCACCTGGCCATGGGCCTGCCCGCGGACGACCTCGAACCCGTGCTGGACCTCGTCGAGGAGAGCGTGCGCCGGCACCGCCGCAAGGGCTGA
- a CDS encoding PQQ-dependent sugar dehydrogenase: MAQHATGPRVGRRRSAVAAVTAATALSLLTASGSAQGRTEHQAEDATVSGGVVASAHGGFTGSGYVDYADAAGGYVEYEVTAARSGTHTLVFRYANATGADLPVDLTVDGRRAGAVGFPATGAWTTWRDVTAAVALEAGVNRVRATAATDRGGPDTDRLLVDDTDVEPPTPPRRLRATGTSDTTVSLAWEPATDDVGVVGYDVYQHGQLMTSVPGTESAATVTGLRPDTAYDWTVLARDAASNVSRAGNNVVVRTDASPADDEAPTAPANPRVVDWSATSVSLAWDASTDDMGVTGYEVHRAGAPVVTTDGTSTAITGLTAGTGYRFAVRARDAAGNVSAFSDEVHAVPEDKATAGAPRPGEVTTLREGTDVPWGLAFLPDGSALVSERERFTLYRLAPDGTWTALGRVPGAQATNGEGGVLGVAVSPLFAYDNTVFIYHTAAAGNQVVRVRLVGDMLTGWHTILGGIPKNRYHNGGGLQFSPDGGYLFVSTGDAQNGSYGQNLDTNAGKILRIHPDGSIPEDNPFPGKAIWSYGHRNVQGMAFDSQGRLWATEFGNNSLDEVNLIQRGGNYGWPGCEGTAGYCEGSIPPKTMWPTSAGGPSGLAIVDDHLFIGTTVGQRLYRLRIDGSDLVEQEVFFQGRYGRLRTLRLDREGDLWLTTTWDLDEEVGNDRVLHVDLVYPGS; the protein is encoded by the coding sequence ATGGCGCAGCACGCGACCGGCCCGCGCGTCGGACGACGGCGGTCGGCGGTCGCCGCCGTCACCGCCGCGACGGCGCTGTCCCTGCTCACCGCCTCCGGCTCGGCGCAGGGCCGCACCGAGCACCAGGCCGAGGACGCGACGGTGTCCGGCGGCGTGGTGGCCTCCGCGCACGGCGGGTTCACCGGCTCCGGGTACGTCGACTACGCCGACGCGGCGGGCGGCTACGTCGAGTACGAGGTGACCGCGGCCCGGTCGGGCACGCACACCCTCGTCTTCCGCTACGCCAACGCCACCGGCGCCGACCTCCCGGTCGACCTGACCGTGGACGGCCGCCGGGCGGGCGCGGTCGGGTTCCCGGCCACCGGCGCGTGGACGACGTGGCGCGACGTCACGGCGGCCGTGGCGCTGGAGGCGGGCGTGAACCGGGTGCGCGCCACCGCCGCCACCGACCGGGGCGGCCCCGACACCGACCGCCTGCTGGTGGACGACACCGACGTGGAGCCGCCCACCCCGCCGCGTCGCCTGCGCGCCACGGGCACGTCCGACACCACCGTGTCCCTGGCGTGGGAGCCGGCGACGGACGACGTGGGCGTGGTCGGCTACGACGTCTACCAGCACGGCCAGCTCATGACGAGCGTGCCGGGCACGGAGTCGGCGGCCACGGTCACCGGGCTGCGCCCCGACACCGCCTACGACTGGACCGTGCTCGCCCGCGACGCCGCGTCCAACGTCTCGCGGGCCGGCAACAACGTGGTCGTGCGCACGGACGCGTCGCCGGCGGACGACGAGGCGCCCACCGCGCCCGCCAACCCGCGCGTCGTCGACTGGTCCGCCACGAGCGTCTCGCTGGCGTGGGACGCGTCCACCGACGACATGGGCGTCACCGGGTACGAGGTGCACCGCGCCGGCGCGCCGGTGGTCACGACCGACGGCACGTCCACCGCGATCACCGGCCTGACCGCCGGCACCGGCTACCGGTTCGCGGTGCGGGCGCGGGACGCGGCGGGCAACGTGTCGGCGTTCAGCGACGAGGTCCACGCCGTGCCCGAGGACAAGGCGACGGCGGGCGCGCCGCGACCCGGCGAGGTGACCACGTTGCGCGAGGGCACCGACGTGCCGTGGGGCCTGGCGTTCCTGCCCGACGGCTCGGCGCTGGTGTCCGAACGGGAGCGGTTCACGCTCTACCGGCTCGCGCCGGACGGCACGTGGACCGCGCTCGGCCGGGTGCCGGGCGCGCAGGCGACCAACGGCGAGGGCGGGGTGCTCGGCGTCGCCGTGTCGCCCCTGTTCGCCTACGACAACACCGTGTTCATCTACCACACCGCGGCGGCCGGCAACCAGGTCGTGCGCGTCCGGCTGGTGGGCGACATGCTCACCGGCTGGCACACGATCCTGGGCGGCATCCCCAAGAACCGCTACCACAACGGCGGCGGGTTGCAGTTCAGCCCGGACGGCGGGTACCTGTTCGTCTCCACCGGCGACGCGCAGAACGGCAGCTACGGGCAGAACCTGGACACCAACGCGGGCAAGATCCTGCGCATCCACCCCGACGGCTCGATCCCGGAGGACAACCCGTTCCCGGGCAAGGCGATCTGGAGCTACGGGCACCGCAACGTGCAGGGCATGGCGTTCGACTCGCAGGGCAGGCTGTGGGCGACGGAGTTCGGCAACAACTCGTTGGACGAGGTGAACCTCATCCAGCGCGGCGGCAACTACGGCTGGCCCGGCTGCGAGGGCACGGCCGGCTACTGCGAGGGCAGCATCCCACCGAAGACGATGTGGCCGACGTCGGCGGGCGGTCCCAGCGGGCTGGCGATCGTCGACGACCACCTGTTCATCGGCACCACGGTCGGCCAGCGCCTGTACCGGCTGCGCATCGACGGCTCGGACCTGGTCGAGCAGGAGGTCTTCTTCCAGGGCCGGTACGGGCGGCTGCGCACGCTCCGGCTCGACCGCGAGGGCGACCTGTGGTTGACCACCACGTGGGACCTGGACGAGGAGGTGGGCAACGACCGCGTGCTGCACGTGGACCTCGTGTACCCGGGATCGTGA
- a CDS encoding TetR/AcrR family transcriptional regulator produces MRLSRAETQERNRARVLAAARAEFADRGFRDAKIDTIAQRAELTRGAVYSNFPGKRALYFAVLADLAERAEVPSDPQRGADRREALGALARAWVTSIGHDAPARDFLPEVAAEEVTRRPFTQLLKLDALLLSLALEAFDPVVPPPGSPPARLVRLAEVVLATLHGASGLAAAAPGFLEPFDVISACEQLAGLELNDWWAPPPGAVVAGEDRPWAPPAVPDLVRGAEVTPDEDGVVVVLGLNRLAAAEEAVRNHALVTLALVTGTPGELGPLARLALARLCVPMRQAFPVGAWPRIRVVCDETGALARAAGVPSVSDETETAIRVEGGRVVARAEGSGAAHAVSAGARVRA; encoded by the coding sequence GTGCGGCTGAGCAGAGCGGAGACGCAGGAGCGCAACCGGGCGCGGGTGCTGGCGGCGGCCAGGGCCGAGTTCGCCGACCGCGGCTTCCGGGACGCCAAGATCGACACGATCGCCCAGCGGGCGGAGCTGACCCGGGGCGCGGTCTACTCGAACTTCCCCGGCAAACGCGCGCTCTACTTCGCCGTGCTGGCCGACCTGGCGGAGCGCGCGGAGGTGCCGTCCGACCCGCAACGCGGGGCGGACCGGCGCGAAGCGCTCGGCGCGCTGGCCCGTGCCTGGGTGACGTCGATCGGCCACGACGCGCCGGCCCGGGACTTCCTGCCCGAAGTGGCCGCCGAGGAGGTGACGCGGCGGCCGTTCACGCAGTTGCTGAAGCTCGACGCGCTGCTGCTCAGCCTCGCGCTGGAAGCCTTCGACCCGGTCGTGCCGCCGCCCGGCTCGCCACCCGCCCGGCTGGTGCGCCTCGCCGAGGTCGTGCTCGCCACCCTGCACGGCGCGAGCGGCCTGGCCGCCGCCGCGCCCGGGTTCCTGGAGCCGTTCGACGTGATCAGCGCGTGCGAACAGCTCGCCGGCCTGGAGCTGAACGACTGGTGGGCCCCGCCCCCGGGCGCGGTGGTCGCGGGGGAGGACCGGCCGTGGGCGCCACCGGCCGTACCGGACCTCGTGCGCGGCGCGGAGGTGACGCCGGACGAGGACGGCGTGGTGGTCGTGCTCGGGCTGAACCGGCTGGCCGCCGCGGAGGAGGCGGTGCGCAACCACGCGCTGGTGACACTCGCGCTGGTGACCGGCACGCCGGGCGAGCTGGGCCCGCTGGCGCGGCTGGCGCTGGCGCGGCTGTGCGTGCCGATGCGGCAGGCGTTCCCGGTCGGGGCGTGGCCCCGGATCCGCGTGGTGTGCGACGAGACCGGCGCGCTGGCGCGCGCGGCGGGCGTGCCGTCGGTGAGCGACGAGACCGAGACCGCGATCCGCGTCGAGGGCGGTCGGGTGGTGGCGCGGGCGGAGGGGTCAGGAGCGGCGCACGCGGTCAGCGCCGGGGCGCGGGTGCGGGCCTAG
- a CDS encoding cytochrome P450: protein MPSTVKNATLLFLGRAVVRAQALLGDPAARLLGLSPSRDPYPVYESVRGRGVLVPTRMGLYLTASHELCSRLLRDPGFGPLPAGALSPVDASVQVDGRRLVNPVEESFLVRNPPDHTRLRRLVAPWFTPRGLRDRTATVERVVEEYLDEVADRPTFDLVGDFAARVPIQVIADLLGVPGADHAAFARWGSALVNALDGVRDLREMRALQAALREFEAFLDDLIAHRRRHPGGDDVVSALAAHDDLSREDLIATTELLLVAGFETTVNLIGNAVLEVLGHPGVRERLLADPGYADAVVEETLRHDPPVQYTVRVPFESTEVAGTRLPKGTPVMLMLAAANRDPAVFADPHRFDPDRADVREHLAFSSGIHYCLGAGLARMEGAAALRGLFRRFPDLKAAGRVHRRPSRVIRGADRLPVSTGVKKHHPIGQTIS, encoded by the coding sequence ATGCCGTCCACGGTGAAGAACGCGACGCTGCTGTTCCTGGGACGCGCCGTCGTCCGCGCGCAAGCCCTCCTCGGCGACCCCGCCGCCCGGTTGCTCGGCCTGAGCCCCTCCCGCGACCCCTACCCGGTGTACGAGTCGGTGCGCGGGCGGGGCGTGCTGGTGCCGACCAGGATGGGGCTGTACCTGACCGCCTCGCACGAGCTGTGCTCGCGGCTCCTGCGCGATCCCGGGTTCGGCCCGCTGCCCGCGGGCGCGCTGTCGCCGGTGGACGCGTCGGTCCAGGTGGACGGACGGCGGCTGGTGAACCCCGTCGAGGAGTCGTTCCTCGTCCGCAACCCGCCCGACCACACCCGCCTGCGGCGGCTGGTCGCGCCGTGGTTCACGCCGCGCGGGCTGCGCGACCGGACGGCCACGGTGGAGCGGGTGGTCGAGGAGTACCTGGACGAGGTGGCGGACCGGCCGACGTTCGACCTCGTCGGCGACTTCGCGGCCAGGGTGCCGATCCAGGTGATCGCCGACCTGCTCGGCGTGCCCGGCGCGGACCACGCCGCGTTCGCCCGGTGGGGCAGCGCGTTGGTCAACGCGCTCGACGGCGTGCGGGACCTGCGCGAGATGCGGGCGTTGCAGGCGGCGTTGCGCGAGTTCGAGGCGTTCCTGGACGACCTGATCGCGCACCGGCGGCGGCACCCCGGTGGCGACGACGTCGTGTCCGCACTGGCCGCGCACGACGACCTGTCCCGCGAGGACCTGATCGCGACCACGGAACTGCTGCTGGTGGCCGGGTTCGAGACCACGGTGAACCTGATCGGCAACGCGGTGCTGGAGGTCCTCGGGCACCCCGGGGTCCGCGAACGCCTGCTCGCCGACCCGGGTTACGCCGATGCCGTCGTGGAGGAGACGCTGCGCCACGACCCGCCGGTGCAGTACACGGTGCGGGTGCCGTTCGAGTCCACCGAGGTCGCGGGCACCCGGCTGCCGAAGGGCACCCCGGTCATGCTCATGCTGGCGGCGGCCAACCGCGACCCGGCGGTGTTCGCCGACCCGCACCGGTTCGACCCGGACCGCGCGGACGTGCGCGAGCACCTGGCGTTCTCCTCCGGCATCCACTACTGCCTGGGCGCGGGACTGGCCCGCATGGAGGGCGCGGCGGCGCTGCGCGGGCTCTTCCGGCGGTTCCCCGACCTGAAGGCGGCGGGCCGCGTGCACCGGCGTCCGTCGCGGGTGATCCGGGGCGCGGACCGGCTCCCGGTTTCCACCGGCGTGAAAAAACACCACCCGATCGGTCAAACCATCAGCTGA